In Accipiter gentilis chromosome 33, bAccGen1.1, whole genome shotgun sequence, the genomic window GCCGGAGACATGCACAGGAGCAGTGCCAGGAGTTATCAGCCAGTACTATCTGCCAATTTAATGGCAAGCCTGATGAAAGAGCCCAGGCATCCCAGCTCACTAGCCTTTAATAAGCAGCCCCTACTCTTTTCCCACAAAGCACAAACATATTTGGGGCAGGTATTTCCTTCCCAGACGACTCCAGCTATTCAGCATCAAAGACAATTCCTGATGTAAGCATTCATTCCTTCAACACATGAGAAATTCTCTCTTTGCACAACAGTATTATTAGGAAGATAGTTTCTTTGATGTCTGTAGTAGTTTCTGGCTGGTTAACTTACTAGCACAAAAGGAGAGGCTCATACCGTTTTGGGGTCCAAGCTGCCCAAAATCTCAATCAGCGCTCTGTACATTTCCTCCGGGGTTCCCTCGAAGAATTTCCCACAACCAGCCACAAAGAGCGTGTCACCTGCAAGGGAGGCGTGACATGGCATCAGGACCAGACAAGTCTCCTCACACCAAAGCGTGAGCACACGGTCCCCGAGGGCTCAGTCCTGCCATTGCTGTCCtggctgcagctcagcagaaGGCACAGAGAGCGCCAGGCTACAATGCTGCCCCATACGGGCTCAGTGCTACATAAACCCACACGGCAAACGCAACTTCTAATTGCAGGAAACCCCACAGCCTCACCAGGCAAACCATGCCAGCACTTCCCTACCTGTGGGCAGTCTGCTGTCCCCTCTTGTACTTTCTAGAGTGGACAAGGAACACTTGTTCTCTTTgctatgaagttcaacaaagatgAGTTCCCTCTGCGTTTTCTCCCCAGTACTCCCTAAAATCTTGCTTAAGCCGTTATTTCTTCCATGCAGCAGCTGGTGAAAGCTCTGGAGAATGCCAATCAGGAGAGGGATGACATGGCAGTCTGGGGAGACTGGGCGCAGTCTCAGGGAAGGGGGAACCCTACTCTCCAAAACAGGATCCAGAACCTGGCTACCAGAGATGGAGCACCAGCCCTCTCTTACTcccttattttctcttctctcagtTTTATTACACACATGAGTACAGATATATGGAAAAGCAACAGGTTTTGGTATCAGACACAGTTTGGCCTGAGACAGCAAACCAACAGCTCTTGtttcaaggaagaaaatgctAGATGTAGGACTCCTCCAGGGATCGCTCTTGATGTTGCTTGCAGGGTGTCCAGCAATGGCTTACAAAGGGGTTTCACCAGCTTCATCTACAATTGCTACTTGGTAGCACTTGGTAAGGGGGCAAGATGTGGATGTTAACCAGCTGCACTGGCAGTAAGGGATGAATGCACATCCAGAGTCAGGAGCACACAGGCAGAGGGGTAGCTTATTCCTTTGCAACACAGACTGCCGGCGATGTAACCTCCCAACTCCTCACCTGTAAAAACAGCAGGTGGCTCGGAGCTATTTGGCTTAGTCACATAATAACAGATGTGTCCAGAAGTGTGACACGGCGTACAGAGGCATTTCACATTAAGAGATCCCACCTGAGAAGAAGGCAGAAGACTAGAGCTTAAGCTACTGTTTGCTAGCATTTGTATGGTTAGAAAAGAATTGCAACTATTACAATGGTCTAGTAGTCCTACAGGCAAATTCTCACACAGCTGGCCAGTAAACATCAGCTCTGCTCCTGCGAGAGTCCAGCAAGAGGGCTTTATGGCAGGGACTTGGAAGGGAGCTGTTTCCTCCTAGCAGGTGTTGTGACAAAGAGAACCACCAGATTCTTTCATTTACATGCAGAGTGACTCAGCGTCTGGTTGGCAGCAAGAGCAAACAGATCCAGAGCAACGCAAAATCCTAAACAAAGTTAATCAAGTGTAAAAAGCTCcaaacaaaaatgaagctgaagggAAGAAAGTGGATGACACTCATAAGTGAACAAATTCATGAGGCCAAGGGGATGTTTCTCCCACAGCCCTGATTTGCACACCTTCCCATGTATTTCTGTTCTCCCTTCTTTGCTGCTGTCCCCCCCCAAAGGTGCACCACAGGACTAGCAGTGATATTCATACCAGTCTGCACATTTCACAGCAGTTTATGTCATCTGCCAGTTCATCTGTAAACAAAGAGCTAGGTACCAACAAGGTTTGCTGCTTTAGCTCTAGAAAAGCAATGCAGACAGCTAGCGCTGCTGGCCCACTTTCTCTTCACCCTGTATTCCAGCCTTCGTTCAGAGAGGACCACTTGCATTTGTTCGGTGCTAACTAGGCTCTAAGCAGAGCACAAGCCCTGTCCTTCCACACGTCTGTCCTGACCACCCCAGCTAAGGTAGCTGTCAAGGAGCACACGGACACCCAGCACGCCCCAGGCAACGCAGGTGTCTGAGCCATGCCAATGTTCTCATCAATGAAGAAGTATCACCGGCCAAAACAAGACAGAGGGGTTATGGTTCACAGGGCTGGAAAAGGGTGAAAGCTGTACTTAAACTATCAACTACATCCAAGAGATGTTAAAAGGTAAAAGAGTTGTGACCAGAATATTAACTCAAGTTGGACCACACCAGTCCAGCTCTAAATCTGTGACACAAATGGGAGATGCCCCCAACCAAGTCCTGCAGCTCACTCCCTTTACCTTGAGTGATGTAAGGTGAGACACTTTCTGTGTCAGTGCTCCAACTCTGCTGTCTCCCCCATACACACGCAACCCCGCCTCCATCTTTACAAGCTTCTCATTTCCTCCAGCATGGTCCCTGGAAAGTCAGAAAAATGGTTTGGGCAGAGATGAAGACAAGTTTATCATAACTCATATTGGAATGGTAACCTCAACGTGATCATTTCTGATCAACTAGTGTCCCAGTCTCTAATACTGTCCTCATATCAAAGGATATGCCACATCAACTCAAGCGGAGACAACTTCTCCAGTAACTAGGGCagtgagagggaggaaaaaaatcccacatgtTTATACCTAGCTGGGAAACACCAGCCTTAGGGGCTCACGGTCAACTCTTCAGTAACTAGGGCGGGAAGAGATTGAGGTAACTGGGATATGTGTAATTCAGTGTCCCACAAGACACCATGGAGCAGGCACACAGATGTCCAAACAGCTCAGCATTCGCTTGTGGTGCTGATCCTGGCAGATCACGGTTGGCTCTCCAGCCACAGAGATGGCTCCACTATGACCCACAGGAGAGGTTACTCAGGTTCAGCACTGCAAAACTGCTAGAGCGGAACATTCATCTTTATGTCCCTGGCAGAGTTAATCTGCAACGCAGGTAATCCTCCCACAAGTGCTGACTGTGAGTAGCATGCCTTACAGGCATGTCCTAGCACTTCAGTGTGAGCGTGCTCCCTCCCACACTCCACGGCTACCTTCACACGCATTTATTCACTGGCCACCTGGAAGAAGTCAGCATTTTAAAGGTTAAAGGCGCTGACCCACAGAGCTTGCAGTCTAGACAACGCATCTGGTCATAGCAAGCCCAAGGGAACACTTCCTGAGCTCTGATCTTTCTTCTCACATCTAAGCCCCTGCTTAAAGACCAACTTGATCCAGAAAAGCAACAATTCTTGACTGCTTGTGTTTATGCAGAGGGAAGAGAGATCCCACTAGAGCAGATAGTTACCAGTGATGATGTGTGGTCAGGACGGTGGTCAGCTTCACACCGTGCTTTTTGACTGCATCCAAAACCTGCAGGCACAGGGCACAGCAAGAGCATTACAACTTACGTGAAATGACTTAACAGCACACCTGGTGCCTGGTGTAACCTGGACACAACTGCTCCAAGGCTTGAGAGCACCACACCAACAACTCTGCAGAGAGCTCATCCTTTGCCAAGTCATAGTTACAGGCCAGGACACATGGTCTCTGATCCAGCTGGCCGTGACTGAGCCCTCAGTCCCATTTCCTCTTTCCTGCACTACATCAAACT contains:
- the LOC126034017 gene encoding hydroxyacylglutathione hydrolase, mitochondrial isoform X1, whose product is MKVELLPALTDNYMYLLIDEETKEAAIVDPVQPQKVLDAVKKHGVKLTTVLTTHHHWDHAGGNEKLVKMEAGLRVYGGDSRVGALTQKVSHLTSLKVGSLNVKCLCTPCHTSGHICYYVTKPNSSEPPAVFTGDTLFVAGCGKFFEGTPEEMYRALIEILGSLDPKTKVYCGHEYTINNLKFARHVEPNNVAIQEKLAWAKAKYDSGEPTIPSTIAEEFTYNPFMRVREKTVQQHAGETDPIRTMGAIRKEKDNFRVPKD